A DNA window from Daucus carota subsp. sativus chromosome 3, DH1 v3.0, whole genome shotgun sequence contains the following coding sequences:
- the LOC108215271 gene encoding disease resistance protein RUN1-like isoform X3 — MEQYNHLLVVLIWVLPVLIILTIITIIIRLISSKDRPCVDYPSNPLTAPSSSSSSPPGSWDVDPQSNPSTAPSSSSSASPPSSWDVFLSFHGKDTRGNFTAHLYKALHNAGIKTFMDEPQLRKGEEISVGLLNAIRGSKMCVVVLSENFAYSKWCLNELVEIISTYERTKGLVVVPVFYNVDPSDVRHRRKGFMEGLRSQRNNHSVEMINKWECALAAVGKLKGYHLKKDAGENEADIVQDIVKNAERLHASVKVHNDEHLFGVDSVVEDIYQKLRMESNDVRTIGICGMGGIGKTTIARAFYNTYRNQFPVSCFIENVKENLQGGKNLLWLLQQLLVKLLRNNDCRVTDVEGGIRQLKQILCFSKALIVLDDLDQSIPSELQIKFCSLSSPGSRIIFTTRDANLLNLLKIDIPEVDIYTVKKLGQNDSLELFSYHAFRKSMPPEMFRELSAEFVTYAGGLPLALKVLGSSLRGRNHVSFWEAKLIKVQKIPIDQIQEILQLSYDELDDETEKAIFLDIVFFFVGKDKDDAVYTFKSCDFYPDLGIPILEDRSLITVDEFNCLQMHNLIQDMGRKVAREEFNQGNGRYLRLYQENACERLQNLEIILNFWYSI; from the exons ATGGAGCAGTACAATCATCTGCTAGTTGTTTTAATTTGGGTTCTGCCAGTACTCATTATACTCACCATAATCACCATCATCATTCGTTTAATTTCAAGTAAGGATAGACCTTGCGTGGATTACCCAAGTAATCCCTTAACTGCcccttcttcctcttcttcatctccacctgGCAGCTGGGATGTGGATCCCCAAAGTAATCCGTCAACTGcgccttcttcttcctcttctgcATCTCCACCTAGCAGCTGGGATGTCTTCCTAAGTTTTCATGGTAAAGACACTCGTGGAAACTTTACCGCACATCTCTACAAAGCTTTGCATAATGCAGGAATTAAAACTTTCATGGATGAACCTCAACTCCGAAAGGGTGAAGAAATTTCGGTGGGACTACTGAACGCAATTCGTGGTTCAAAGATGTGCGTTGTTGTTCTTTCGGAGAACTTTGCATATTCTAAATGGTGTCTTAATGAGCTCGTAGAGATCATTAGTACTTACGAGAGAACCAAAGGTCTGGTGGTGGTTCCTGTATTTTATAATGTTGATCCATCAGATGTTCGACACCGGAGGAAGGGATTTATGGAAGGTCTTCGCAGTCAAAGGAACAATCACTCTGTTGAAATGATAAACAAGTGGGAATGTGCTCTTGCTGCAGTTGGGAAGCTAAAAGGATACCATCTCAAAAAAGATGCAGGAGA AAATGAAGCAGACATTGTTCAAGATATTGTGAAAAATGCGGAACGACTGCATGCATCTGTGAAAGTACACAATGATGAACATCTGTTTGGCGTAGATTCTGTCGTTGAAGATATTTATCAAAAACTACGAATGGAATCAAATGATGTCCGTACCATTGGAATATGTGGTATGGGAGGTATTGGAAAAACAACAATTGCCAGAGCTTTTTACAATACTTATCGTAACCAGTTCCCAGTTAGTTGCTTTATtgaaaatgttaaagaaaaTTTACAAGGGGGTAAGAATCTACTTTGGTTACTTCAACAACTCTTGGTAAAGCTTCTCAGAAACAATGATTGTAGGGTCACTGATGTGGAAGGTGGAATCAGACAGTTGAAACAAATTCTTTGTTTTAGTAAAGCTCTCATTGTTCTGGAtgatttggaccagtcaatccCTTCAGAATTGCAGATAAAGTTCTGCAGCCTGTCTTCTCCAGGAAGTAGGATTATTTTTACGACAAGAGATGCAAATTTGCTAAATCTACTGAAGATAGATATTCCAGAAGTAGATATATACACGGTGAAAAAATTGGGACAAAATGATTCATTAGAGCTCTTTAGCTATCACGCCTTTAGGAAATCGATGCCACCTGAGATGTTTAGAGAGCTCTCAGCAGAGTTTGTAACTTATGCGGGAGGTCTTCCATTGGCTCTAAAGGTGTTAGGCTCATCTTTGCGTGGTAGAAATCACGTGTCATTTTGGGAAGCTAAGCTTATCAAGGTTCAGAAAATTCCAATAGACCAGATACAAGAAATCCTTCAACTAAGCTACGATGAATTGGATGATGAGACGGAGAAAGCAATTTTCCTAGATATTGTCTTCTTCTTTGTTGGAAAGGACAAAGACGATGCTGTTTATACATTTAAATCTTGTGATTTTTATCCTGACCTTGGAATACCAATTCTAGAAGACAGATCTCTAATAACAGTTGATGAGTTTAACTGTTTACAGATGCATAATCTTATCCAAGACATGGGGAGGAAAGTTGCTCGCGAAGAATTTAATCAAGGGAATGGCAGATACTTGCGCTTGTATCAAGAAAATGCATGCGAGCGGTTGCAAAATCTAGAG ATCATATTGAACTTCTGGTACTCGATTTAA
- the LOC108215271 gene encoding disease resistance protein RUN1-like isoform X2: MEQYNHLLVVLIWVLPVLIILTIITIIIRLISSKDRPCVDYPSNPLTAPSSSSSSPPGSWDVDPQSNPSTAPSSSSSASPPSSWDVFLSFHGKDTRGNFTAHLYKALHNAGIKTFMDEPQLRKGEEISVGLLNAIRGSKMCVVVLSENFAYSKWCLNELVEIISTYERTKGLVVVPVFYNVDPSDVRHRRKGFMEGLRSQRNNHSVEMINKWECALAAVGKLKGYHLKKDAGENEADIVQDIVKNAERLHASVKVHNDEHLFGVDSVVEDIYQKLRMESNDVRTIGICGMGGIGKTTIARAFYNTYRNQFPVSCFIENVKENLQGGKNLLWLLQQLLVKLLRNNDCRVTDVEGGIRQLKQILCFSKALIVLDDLDQSIPSELQIKFCSLSSPGSRIIFTTRDANLLNLLKIDIPEVDIYTVKKLGQNDSLELFSYHAFRKSMPPEMFRELSAEFVTYAGGLPLALKVLGSSLRGRNHVSFWEAKLIKVQKIPIDQIQEILQLSYDELDDETEKAIFLDIVFFFVGKDKDDAVYTFKSCDFYPDLGIPILEDRSLITVDEFNCLQMHNLIQDMGRKVAREEFNQGNGRYLRLYQENACERLQNLEGADHIELLVLDLTRSTARQLTTKIFRKLCKLRLLEIIDPHNIISGDFKTSCQELRCMRWSHCSWTSVNANFCSQKLVCLDMSYNRLDSSWKGPVLVFLSQHWRIHTHTGFTRLKYSLFAH, encoded by the exons ATGGAGCAGTACAATCATCTGCTAGTTGTTTTAATTTGGGTTCTGCCAGTACTCATTATACTCACCATAATCACCATCATCATTCGTTTAATTTCAAGTAAGGATAGACCTTGCGTGGATTACCCAAGTAATCCCTTAACTGCcccttcttcctcttcttcatctccacctgGCAGCTGGGATGTGGATCCCCAAAGTAATCCGTCAACTGcgccttcttcttcctcttctgcATCTCCACCTAGCAGCTGGGATGTCTTCCTAAGTTTTCATGGTAAAGACACTCGTGGAAACTTTACCGCACATCTCTACAAAGCTTTGCATAATGCAGGAATTAAAACTTTCATGGATGAACCTCAACTCCGAAAGGGTGAAGAAATTTCGGTGGGACTACTGAACGCAATTCGTGGTTCAAAGATGTGCGTTGTTGTTCTTTCGGAGAACTTTGCATATTCTAAATGGTGTCTTAATGAGCTCGTAGAGATCATTAGTACTTACGAGAGAACCAAAGGTCTGGTGGTGGTTCCTGTATTTTATAATGTTGATCCATCAGATGTTCGACACCGGAGGAAGGGATTTATGGAAGGTCTTCGCAGTCAAAGGAACAATCACTCTGTTGAAATGATAAACAAGTGGGAATGTGCTCTTGCTGCAGTTGGGAAGCTAAAAGGATACCATCTCAAAAAAGATGCAGGAGA AAATGAAGCAGACATTGTTCAAGATATTGTGAAAAATGCGGAACGACTGCATGCATCTGTGAAAGTACACAATGATGAACATCTGTTTGGCGTAGATTCTGTCGTTGAAGATATTTATCAAAAACTACGAATGGAATCAAATGATGTCCGTACCATTGGAATATGTGGTATGGGAGGTATTGGAAAAACAACAATTGCCAGAGCTTTTTACAATACTTATCGTAACCAGTTCCCAGTTAGTTGCTTTATtgaaaatgttaaagaaaaTTTACAAGGGGGTAAGAATCTACTTTGGTTACTTCAACAACTCTTGGTAAAGCTTCTCAGAAACAATGATTGTAGGGTCACTGATGTGGAAGGTGGAATCAGACAGTTGAAACAAATTCTTTGTTTTAGTAAAGCTCTCATTGTTCTGGAtgatttggaccagtcaatccCTTCAGAATTGCAGATAAAGTTCTGCAGCCTGTCTTCTCCAGGAAGTAGGATTATTTTTACGACAAGAGATGCAAATTTGCTAAATCTACTGAAGATAGATATTCCAGAAGTAGATATATACACGGTGAAAAAATTGGGACAAAATGATTCATTAGAGCTCTTTAGCTATCACGCCTTTAGGAAATCGATGCCACCTGAGATGTTTAGAGAGCTCTCAGCAGAGTTTGTAACTTATGCGGGAGGTCTTCCATTGGCTCTAAAGGTGTTAGGCTCATCTTTGCGTGGTAGAAATCACGTGTCATTTTGGGAAGCTAAGCTTATCAAGGTTCAGAAAATTCCAATAGACCAGATACAAGAAATCCTTCAACTAAGCTACGATGAATTGGATGATGAGACGGAGAAAGCAATTTTCCTAGATATTGTCTTCTTCTTTGTTGGAAAGGACAAAGACGATGCTGTTTATACATTTAAATCTTGTGATTTTTATCCTGACCTTGGAATACCAATTCTAGAAGACAGATCTCTAATAACAGTTGATGAGTTTAACTGTTTACAGATGCATAATCTTATCCAAGACATGGGGAGGAAAGTTGCTCGCGAAGAATTTAATCAAGGGAATGGCAGATACTTGCGCTTGTATCAAGAAAATGCATGCGAGCGGTTGCAAAATCTAGAG GGAGCAGATCATATTGAACTTCTGGTACTCGATTTAACCAGATCCACAGCAAGACAATTGACTACCAAAATATTTAGAAAGCTGTGCAAGTTGAGATTACTTGAAATAATTGATCCACATAACATCATCTCGGGAGATTTTAAAACTTCATGTCAGGAGTTGAGGTGCATGCGATGGTCTCATTGCTCGTGGACAAGTGTTAATGCTAATTTTTGTTCACAAAAACTTGTCTGTCTTGACATGTCATACAATCGACTTGATTCATCATGGAAG GGGCCTGTTTTAGTCTTTTTATCACAACATTGGAGGATCCATACCCATACGGGTTTTACCCGACTAAAATACAGTCTATTTGCACATTAA
- the LOC108215271 gene encoding disease resistance protein RUN1-like isoform X1 has translation MEQYNHLLVVLIWVLPVLIILTIITIIIRLISSKDRPCVDYPSNPLTAPSSSSSSPPGSWDVDPQSNPSTAPSSSSSASPPSSWDVFLSFHGKDTRGNFTAHLYKALHNAGIKTFMDEPQLRKGEEISVGLLNAIRGSKMCVVVLSENFAYSKWCLNELVEIISTYERTKGLVVVPVFYNVDPSDVRHRRKGFMEGLRSQRNNHSVEMINKWECALAAVGKLKGYHLKKDAGENEADIVQDIVKNAERLHASVKVHNDEHLFGVDSVVEDIYQKLRMESNDVRTIGICGMGGIGKTTIARAFYNTYRNQFPVSCFIENVKENLQGGKNLLWLLQQLLVKLLRNNDCRVTDVEGGIRQLKQILCFSKALIVLDDLDQSIPSELQIKFCSLSSPGSRIIFTTRDANLLNLLKIDIPEVDIYTVKKLGQNDSLELFSYHAFRKSMPPEMFRELSAEFVTYAGGLPLALKVLGSSLRGRNHVSFWEAKLIKVQKIPIDQIQEILQLSYDELDDETEKAIFLDIVFFFVGKDKDDAVYTFKSCDFYPDLGIPILEDRSLITVDEFNCLQMHNLIQDMGRKVAREEFNQGNGRYLRLYQENACERLQNLEGADHIELLVLDLTRSTARQLTTKIFRKLCKLRLLEIIDPHNIISGDFKTSCQELRCMRWSHCSWTSVNANFCSQKLVCLDMSYNRLDSSWKKSDEQAVPISFHEIRRVISSYSKFKFGSYRPVIFAVTVFITISLQLQCLMDPLGFKWLDLSPLSPSSL, from the exons ATGGAGCAGTACAATCATCTGCTAGTTGTTTTAATTTGGGTTCTGCCAGTACTCATTATACTCACCATAATCACCATCATCATTCGTTTAATTTCAAGTAAGGATAGACCTTGCGTGGATTACCCAAGTAATCCCTTAACTGCcccttcttcctcttcttcatctccacctgGCAGCTGGGATGTGGATCCCCAAAGTAATCCGTCAACTGcgccttcttcttcctcttctgcATCTCCACCTAGCAGCTGGGATGTCTTCCTAAGTTTTCATGGTAAAGACACTCGTGGAAACTTTACCGCACATCTCTACAAAGCTTTGCATAATGCAGGAATTAAAACTTTCATGGATGAACCTCAACTCCGAAAGGGTGAAGAAATTTCGGTGGGACTACTGAACGCAATTCGTGGTTCAAAGATGTGCGTTGTTGTTCTTTCGGAGAACTTTGCATATTCTAAATGGTGTCTTAATGAGCTCGTAGAGATCATTAGTACTTACGAGAGAACCAAAGGTCTGGTGGTGGTTCCTGTATTTTATAATGTTGATCCATCAGATGTTCGACACCGGAGGAAGGGATTTATGGAAGGTCTTCGCAGTCAAAGGAACAATCACTCTGTTGAAATGATAAACAAGTGGGAATGTGCTCTTGCTGCAGTTGGGAAGCTAAAAGGATACCATCTCAAAAAAGATGCAGGAGA AAATGAAGCAGACATTGTTCAAGATATTGTGAAAAATGCGGAACGACTGCATGCATCTGTGAAAGTACACAATGATGAACATCTGTTTGGCGTAGATTCTGTCGTTGAAGATATTTATCAAAAACTACGAATGGAATCAAATGATGTCCGTACCATTGGAATATGTGGTATGGGAGGTATTGGAAAAACAACAATTGCCAGAGCTTTTTACAATACTTATCGTAACCAGTTCCCAGTTAGTTGCTTTATtgaaaatgttaaagaaaaTTTACAAGGGGGTAAGAATCTACTTTGGTTACTTCAACAACTCTTGGTAAAGCTTCTCAGAAACAATGATTGTAGGGTCACTGATGTGGAAGGTGGAATCAGACAGTTGAAACAAATTCTTTGTTTTAGTAAAGCTCTCATTGTTCTGGAtgatttggaccagtcaatccCTTCAGAATTGCAGATAAAGTTCTGCAGCCTGTCTTCTCCAGGAAGTAGGATTATTTTTACGACAAGAGATGCAAATTTGCTAAATCTACTGAAGATAGATATTCCAGAAGTAGATATATACACGGTGAAAAAATTGGGACAAAATGATTCATTAGAGCTCTTTAGCTATCACGCCTTTAGGAAATCGATGCCACCTGAGATGTTTAGAGAGCTCTCAGCAGAGTTTGTAACTTATGCGGGAGGTCTTCCATTGGCTCTAAAGGTGTTAGGCTCATCTTTGCGTGGTAGAAATCACGTGTCATTTTGGGAAGCTAAGCTTATCAAGGTTCAGAAAATTCCAATAGACCAGATACAAGAAATCCTTCAACTAAGCTACGATGAATTGGATGATGAGACGGAGAAAGCAATTTTCCTAGATATTGTCTTCTTCTTTGTTGGAAAGGACAAAGACGATGCTGTTTATACATTTAAATCTTGTGATTTTTATCCTGACCTTGGAATACCAATTCTAGAAGACAGATCTCTAATAACAGTTGATGAGTTTAACTGTTTACAGATGCATAATCTTATCCAAGACATGGGGAGGAAAGTTGCTCGCGAAGAATTTAATCAAGGGAATGGCAGATACTTGCGCTTGTATCAAGAAAATGCATGCGAGCGGTTGCAAAATCTAGAG GGAGCAGATCATATTGAACTTCTGGTACTCGATTTAACCAGATCCACAGCAAGACAATTGACTACCAAAATATTTAGAAAGCTGTGCAAGTTGAGATTACTTGAAATAATTGATCCACATAACATCATCTCGGGAGATTTTAAAACTTCATGTCAGGAGTTGAGGTGCATGCGATGGTCTCATTGCTCGTGGACAAGTGTTAATGCTAATTTTTGTTCACAAAAACTTGTCTGTCTTGACATGTCATACAATCGACTTGATTCATCATGGAAG AAGAGTGATGAGCAAGCAGTTCCGATTTCGTTCCACGAAATAAGGCGAGTGATTAGCTCATACTCGAAATTCAAATTCGGAAGTTATCGGCCTGTCATTTTTGCTGTTACTGTGTTCATCACAATATCGCTACAGCTTCAGTGTCTGATGGATCCTTTAG GTTTCAAATGGCTTGATCTTTCTCCGCTATCACCTTCGTCTTTATAG
- the LOC108214784 gene encoding disease resistance protein RUN1-like, with product MDISKEVVFIWALPVLSILAILTIIIRIVVVKKHCPPPEAATSNLQLTDPSCSSSSSSAPMWDVFLSFHGKDTRSNFTSHLYHALDQAGILTFIDDHALEKGQEISSALLDAIRNSNMFVVVLSENYARSTWCLDELTEILSCNTTKNQVIPVFYYVDPSDVRHQKGSFGKALDYHKRRYSVDIIEKWKSALSEIAKLSGHHLRKEANQKESVTIQDIVGNVAPRATTKALHLEKYLFGIESAVEEIYQKLRLESDDVRAIGLCGMGGIGKTTIAKAFYNLYFNKFDISCFTVIVRQYSQGGSPLLQLLQQLLIDLLRKPDYKVPDIESGIRKLKQTLHSKRALVVLDDLDPSNYSELEASLGNFFSGGSRIIITTRDSNLLNKLKVDISGVDIYMVKTLGQIESLQLFSYHAFRKLVPPESFKGLSLGFVSHAGGLPLALKVLGSSLLGRTHESFWIDKLEKVRAIPENDIHKILQLSYHELEDETQKAIFLDIAFFFVGKDKDEAADVFKSCHFFPGVGIPILMDRCLLTVDEDNKFEMHNLIQEMGRELGKTTRTRLFLRGNDSRNLEGGNHIEGLVLDLTNCTNGQVTTSLFKRLPNLRLLQIIGAQDIKGNFKDLFPQLRCIRWHSAPWTHIPSMFSPQNLVSFEMPFSKLKILWKTPMAIKQLTNLGCLYLRECRDLKQLPEQLGEMKGLKMIDVSYSAIEKLPDSVTHLKKLAELYLLCCENLTNLPEQLGEIKGLKDLDASFSAIEKLPNSITLLKELFSLNMFGCKKLREIPEQIGIMKSLEILELSRCENLTNLPDSIWMLKSLKKLHLNECSKLDRLPEQLGEMQCLESLFADGTAIELVPDSIGLLSKLQVLGLDGCQKLKYVPESIWNLTTIQTLYLESGDIGIISLPDSVEELNELTSLHLRCNLRSCLPMILRLPSLEDLTLSDEGQILSSAEPVSLTQLLNLRVLRLNQCTSFGSSLPELPLNLEELYLCDHSSLEQLPDLSSLKLLEHLHIKSCISLKSISSLPSHLYSLSAKDCASLQDLPDLSMLKGLGTMSFIGCNNLKSTTLKQSFLEAGHYFPFSADLPDREVAEWFDYKSSGNAVSFEAPSSFGANFLGLALWLVYTCKASDLHGSLYIKAVITNVTEDITENYPISVRSVVGEAQSRVECIPGEEIFVESGENMKVSIHTRVYSDFEFEVPVGQVKVKMCGVHVIQDEPSTQELPSFSRLGF from the exons ATGGATATTTCAAAGGAAGTAGTTTTTATCTGGGCTCTCCCAGTACTCAGTATACTTGCCATACTCACCATCATTATCCGTATCGTTGTCGTTAAGAAGCATTGTCCTCCTCCCGAAGCTGCTACTAGTAATCTCCAGTTAACTGACCCTTCTTGTTCCTCCTCGTCTTCATCTGCACCTATGTGGGATGTCTTCTTGAGCTTTCATGGTAAGGACACTCGCAGCAACTTTACTTCACATCTTTACCATGCTTTGGATCAGGCTGGAATTTTGACCTTCATAGATGATCATGCCCTTGAGAAGGGCCAAGAAATTTCATCTGCTTTACTTGACGCAATTAGAAATTCAAATATGTTTGTCGTTGTTCTCTCAGAGAACTATGCTCGTTCAACATGGTGTCTTGATGAGCTTACAGAGATCCTTAGTTGCAACACGACGAAAAATCAGGTTATTCCTGTATTCTACTATGTTGATCCCTCAGATGTTCGGCACCAGAAAGGGAGTTTTGGAAAAGCTCTTGATTATCATAAGAGGCGTTATTccgttgatatcattgagaagtggaaatcagctctttctgaaaTAGCTAAGCTTTCAGGACACCATCTCAGAAAAGAAGCAAATCA GAAAGAATCGGTGACCATTCAAGACATTGTAGGGAATGTGGCACCACGAGCAACTACGAAAGCATTACACCTAGAGAAATATCTATTTGGGATAGAATCTGCTGTTGAAGAGATATATCAAAAGCTAAGATTGGAGTCTGATGATGTACGTGCCATTGGTCTATGTGGGATGGGCGGAATTGGGAAGACTACAATTGCTAAAGCTTTCTAcaacttatattttaacaaatttgaTATTAGCTGCTTTACTGTAATTGTTAGACAGTATTCACAAGGAGGCAGCCCTCTACTTCAATTACTTCAGCAACTACTGATTGATCTTCTCAGAAAGCCGGATTATAAGGTTCCTGATATTGAAAGTGGAATAAGAAAATTGAAACAAACTCTTCATTCTAAGAGAGCGCTCGTCGTTCTGGATGATTTGGACCCGTCGAACTATTCAGAATTGGAAGCAAGCCTTGGCAACTTCTTTTCAGGTGGAAGTAGAATTATTATAACGACAAGAGATTCAAATCTGCTAAACAAATTAAAAGTGGACATTTCAGGAGTTGATATTTACATGGTGAAGACATTAGGGCAAATTGAATCATTGCAGCTCTTTAGCTATCATGCATTTAGAAAACTGGTGCCGCCAGAAAGTTTCAAGGGGCTTTCCCTAGGCTTTGTAAGTCATGCTGGTGGTCTTCCATTAGCTCTCAAGGTGTTGGGTTCATCTTTGCTCGGTAGGACACATGAGTCATTCTGGATAGACAAGCTTGAAAAAGTTAGAGCAATTCCGGAGAATGATATACACAAGATTCTTCAACTGAGCTACCATGAATTAGAAGATGAGACGCAGAAGGCAATTTTTCTTGATATTGCATTCTTCTTCGTCGGAAAGGACAAAGATGAGGCTGCTGATGTATTCAAATCTTGTCATTTCTTTCCAGGTGTTGGAATTCCAATTCTGATGGACAGGTGTCTATTGACAGTTGATGAAGATAATAAGTTTGAGATGCATAATCTGATACAAGAAATGGGAAGGGAACTTGGGAAGACCACACGCACACGCTTGTTCTTGCGAGGAAATGATTCCCGAAATCTAGAG GGGGGAAATCATATTGAAGGACTCGTCCTAGATTTAACAAATTGCACCAATGGACAAGTGACTACCTCGTTGTTTAAAAGACTGCCGAATTTGCGATTACTTCAAATAATCGGTGCACAAGATATTAAAGgaaattttaaagatttatttCCTCAATTAAGGTGCATCAGATGGCATTCCGCTCCATGGACACATATACCTTCTATGTTCTCTCCACAAAATCTCGTCTCCTTTGAGATGCCATTCAGCAAATTGAAGATACTCTGGAAAACACCAATG GCTATCAAGCAATTAACTAATCTGGGTTGTTTGTATCTGAGAGAATGCCGTGACTTGAAACAATTACCAGAGCAGTTAGGTGAAATGAAAGGATTAAAGATGATTGATGTGAGTTATTCTGCAATTGAGAAACTGCCAGATTCAGTAACTCATCTCAAGAAATTGGCTGAGTTATACTTGCTCTGTTGCGAGAATCTTACAAACTTACCTGAGCAATTGGGTGAGATAAAAGGCCTAAAGGATCTTGATGCAAGTTTTTCTGCAATAGAGAAACTGCCAAATTCAATTACTCTACTCAAGGAATTGTTTAGCTTAAACATGTTCGGTTGCAAGAAGCTTAGAGAGATACCTGAGCAGATTGGGATTATGAAAAGCCTGGAGATACTGGAATTGAGTAGGTGTGAAAACCTTACAAATCTTCCAGATAGCATATGGATGCTCAAATCGCTAAAAAAACTGCACCTGAACGAGTGTTCAAAGCTGGATCGATTGCCTGAGCAGTTGGGGGAAATGCAATGTTTAGAAAGTCTGTTTGCAGATGGCACAGCAATTGAATTAGTACCAGATTCTATTGGATTGCTGAGTAAGTTACAAGTTTTGGGTTTGGATGGTTGCCAGAAGCTTAAATACGTGCCTGAAAGTATCTGGAATCTTACTACAATTCAGACGTTATATCTTGAGTCGGGGGATATAGGTATTATCAGTTTACCTGATTCGGTAGAGGAATTGAACGAGTTAACATCTCTGCACCTGAGATGTAATTTAAGATCATGCCTGCCTATGATTCTACGTCTCCCATCTTTGGAAGACTTAACTCTGAGCGATGAAGGACAGATTCTCTCTTCAGCAGAACCAGTAAGCCTTACTCAACTTTTGAACCTAAGAGTGCTTAGATTGAATCAATGTACAAGTTTCGGGTCCTCCCTTCCGGAACTTCCATTGAATCTAGAAGAGTTATATTTGTGTGACCACAGCTCACTGGAACAACTACCTGATCTATCAAGCTTAAAACTACTGGAACATCTGCACATAAAGAGCTGCATCAGCCTTAAGTCGATCTCATCACTTCCTTCTCATCTTTATTCGCTTTCAGCTAAAGATTGCGCAAGCCTACAAGATCTACCTGATCTATCAATGTTGAAGGGATTGGGAACCATGAGTTTTATTGGGTGCAACAATCTGAAATCAACGACTCTGAAACAGAGTTTCCTTGAG GCAGGACATTACTTTCCATTTTCAGCTGATCTTCCAGACAGGGAGGTTGCCGAATGGTTCGACTATAAAAGCAGTGGCAATGCAGTCTCTTTTGAAGCCCCGTCAAGCTTTGGAGCTAACTTCTTAGGTCTTGCACTCTGGCTTGTTTATACATGCAAAGCCAGTGATCTGCATGGTTCATTGTATATTAAAGCAGTTATTACGAATGTGACAGAAGATATAACAGAAAACTATCCCATCTCTGTGCGTAGTGTAGTTGGTGAAGCACAGTCGAGGGTGGAATGCATTCCAGGAGAGGAGATCTTTGTGGAAAGTGGAGAAAACATGAAGGTTTCTATTCATACCCGAGTGTATTCTGATTTTGAATTTGAGGTTCCCGTTGGGCAAGTGAAGGTCAAGATGTGTGGGGTTCATGTCATCCAAGACGAACCCTCAACTCAAGAATTACCTTCTTTCTCAAGACTTGGTTTTTGA